The genomic interval AACTTTATGCTACCCCAGCAGCCGTTTCACAAGTGCATGTTTCCGCAGGCTGCTCAACTGGCCACCTTCCAGGCAGTGACCAATCCGTACAGCTGCCGGCTGGATGAGGCCCTGGTGGTGGGCACATCTGGCCAGAATGTATCGGATCTGTTGCGCAGCACTGCGCTGGACTCGGCACTCGATGCCCTACGCTGTACCCTCACCTGGGGACACATTGCTCCCAGTGCACCGGACACTTTGGCCTGCTATCCGTACATCGACAGTGATCCCTTCATTCTGCGCGAGTGTCCGCACGTGTACTACGCCGGCAACTGCGAATCCTTTGCGACGGAACTCCACGAGGGCGCCGAAGGCAAGCGAACCCGCCTGGTCTGCGTGCCCAAATTTAGCAAAACGCAGAGTGTGGCCGTTGTGGACCTGGATACGCTGGACTGCCGCCTGGTCAACTTTAGCGTAAATGCAGAataagaaattcaattaatactAATAATACACCCTGTTAAGTCTTGAAAATCACTGGTTTTATTCGCTATCCTAGTGCACCACCGGGCCCAGCGGCTCGCCCCTGATGTTGGCCAAATCCAAGCGGGAATCGATGGTCTCATCTATCAGTCCGATCACTGCAATGTTGTCCCCCCGGATGATGTGCAGTCCCAGCACGATTTGCTCGATGCCGGAGGTGGTAGAGAAGACGCGTTCATGGCACTCGTCTatgatgatgttgatggtCTGGTCGAATCCCTTGAGTGTTCCGATGAAGTTCCGTCCGTCCGCCGTGATGATGGACACTGTGTGGTTGATATACGACTCCAGACCGGACATTTTAGCAGTCTTTCCTTGATAAGTACTCCAAAcagaacaaaataaatacgaattGTGAAAAGAGGCTAGCGACGCGCTCTCCGATAACGATAACCGTGCCGCAAAACAGCTGTTCCGACTCTGGTGCTCATGTAATCGGTGCTCAACATTCTATTTtccgaaaaaattaaattaaactgcTTAAAATGCTGCGTCGCCTTGTGCAAGTGGGTGCCCGGGAGCTCAGCCGAGCCCAATCCTCAACCGCCACCGCGGAAAAGTGGGACCTGTACGCCGGAGTGCTCGTAGAGCGTCTGCCTGTGGTGTCCAAGTCCCTAAATCCGCTGGAGAAACAGTTCCAGGACTTGCTGTGGCGCGTGGAGTACGAGAACAGCCTGAAGTCCGACCACGAACTGAAGCATGAGCGTGAAATCGTCCAGGCGGAGCTCATCAAGCAGGGCAAGATCCAGGTAGACCTGGAGGACGGCGGATCCAAGCAGACGGCCCAGGATCTCAAGGACGCCTACGTCGAGGAGCTGAAGAAGTTTCAGCTGGGCTCCCGCACCACGCCCGATGACCAGGCCAACAAAACTACCTCCACTAACCGTTGTCTGGAGGACACACTATACCTTTTGGTTAAGCAGAAGCTGGGACAACAGGAGCACCTGATTCTGCCGCAGGGAAAGCGGGAGGAGGGAGAGTCCATGCGTCAAACGGCAGAAAGGGTGCTCCGCGAGAGATGTGGCCAAGAGCTGCAGGTTCTTTTCTACGGAAATGCCCCAGTGGGCTTCCACAAGTACAAGTATCCCAGCAACCAGCGGACGGAGAGCGTCGGAGCCAAGGTCTTTTTCTACAGAGCATCTCTGCGTTCCGGCCAGGTGCCTGAAAAGGTGACCAAGTTCGAGTGGCTGCCCAAGGAGGCGCTCAACGGAAAGCTGACCAATGCAGCCTACGCGGAAAGCGTTAACAAGTTCTTGTTGTAATCgtaattgttaaaaatgttttgatatctaacaaataaaaaataaaaacctagAGGAATAGCTACTAACTGCCTTTCATCCGGGAACAAGTAACTAAgatgttatattttttagaaatgaTTCCTTTTTGGAAATCAGAATACAGCCTCCCCGAATCTTAAATAAATACTCCGCTCAATTAACATATTTAGACATGCagcaatatatttatttttgcaattcaCGGATTGTAAATATACGTCCAATACagaggcaaatatttattgttttgttttcttcgttttttttttgctttgaaAAAGTTTACTACTTTCGTTTCGAATACACGTAGAAACTGGAGAAATCATAGAAGGCTGgttatgtatgtatttctGGGTAGCAAGAGTATCTTAAACATTTTGGTATTTCAATTGTATCTATGTTCGTTACAAGTTGCAGACATTCAATATGGAAAATGTGTGCTGCTCGATTACTGGAAGCTAAGCTTTTTATCTGTTTTTCAGGCGCAAGATGCTCAGATTACTGTGACAATATTCTCGATTAAATATCTTCTTCGGCGACCTGACGCGTTGCCAATGCTCAAACTGAAACGTCCAAATTTAAGATACTTTCATCAGGGTGtagataaataaatgcaaaaactaCAAATGGTTTATAGTCATGTTGATAAATATGTATTGCAAGGTGCTATTGTTGATTTAAGGTTCATCGTGGCATAGGTTCTTAAATAAGCATTAAACTGTTTGACTTAGAGACTAAATTATCGAAAATAATggtgtaaatatatatttttgtttgttttttttgtggttttgttggtttttagAAATATACTTTAAATTGTAAGACATATGCTCAGGCGCCACTAAACAAGACAATACAGGCTCTTTAGTTCTGGAACAGCGTTCGCGTGAAGTCTATGTAGTCCAGGGCATCCTTGATGGGCTGGCCGGAGCGCGGTTCCGAGAAGGGTTTCATGCGCTGCACGCAGTAGTCCGCCATGTCCTTGGTGAGGTTCTGTAGCAGGAAAGCAAAGATGTAAGAATTGGTT from Drosophila yakuba strain Tai18E2 chromosome 3L, Prin_Dyak_Tai18E2_2.1, whole genome shotgun sequence carries:
- the LOC6532445 gene encoding U6 snRNA-associated Sm-like protein LSm8, with the protein product MSGLESYINHTVSIITADGRNFIGTLKGFDQTINIIIDECHERVFSTTSGIEQIVLGLHIIRGDNIAVIGLIDETIDSRLDLANIRGEPLGPVVH
- the LOC6532446 gene encoding 39S ribosomal protein L46, mitochondrial, which encodes MLRRLVQVGARELSRAQSSTATAEKWDLYAGVLVERLPVVSKSLNPLEKQFQDLLWRVEYENSLKSDHELKHEREIVQAELIKQGKIQVDLEDGGSKQTAQDLKDAYVEELKKFQLGSRTTPDDQANKTTSTNRCLEDTLYLLVKQKLGQQEHLILPQGKREEGESMRQTAERVLRERCGQELQVLFYGNAPVGFHKYKYPSNQRTESVGAKVFFYRASLRSGQVPEKVTKFEWLPKEALNGKLTNAAYAESVNKFLL